DNA sequence from the Marinilongibacter aquaticus genome:
CAATCATGTGCCAGGGAAAGCAGGGTGTAGGTTTTGATATCGCCGCTGGCCAGCCTGTTTTTGAATTCTGCCACCCGCAACGAATTCACATAGTCGAAAAAATTCCTTTTCTCTTTCCGGTTGATCACCTGGGATAGGGAATTGGGGTGGACATCCAGTTGCTTGGCCAACTGGGGAAGGCTGAGCCCGGGCATGCGATACAACCTTTCGGTCTGCATGAGATGTTCAAGGTCCCTGTGTATTTGGTCTACAGTCTTTTGGGAAAGACTGGATTTCTCATATTTTGCGTTCCCTGTGACATATTCGACAGGAGCGGGGGATACAGGATTTGCCAAGGTTTGGGCAGTCGGCTTCTGGTCCGTGAAAATGCCGACCTGTTTGATGCCAAAATAACCTATGAACAGAACATAGACCACAATGGCGGCAAAGGTGTATTGATCTTCGGCAAAAGCGGCAATTACCCAAATGCACAAGAGGCCAACGGTCAAATTGAAGAGCCAACGCAAATCGATTTTCTCTGTGTACGAAAAATTGTTTTTGATGTTTTTCCCGTGCTTGTACAGAAGGTGAAGAGAAAGCGAGCAGTAAAGTGTTCCCGAGAGCAGTGAGGCAAAAAAAATAATGTCCCGATGTCTTTGGAATGGTTTCCCGTCATTTTGGTATACCTGCATTTTCTCATGGATATTTAGCAATAGGAAAGGGGATATGAACCAGATGGAAAGCAAAAAGGGAATGACATGAAGCAAAGCGTACTTGGCTTTTATGGGTTTTGCCGAAAAGGCGGCGATATACAGGTACAGGAAGGGGCCGTGCAGCAATGGCATTAGGATTTCAAAGCCCAGCAGGTATGGGATTTGCGAATGCCTTCCCAAGGATTTGAAGGCGAAAACAGTAAGGTGGAGTGATGTCACGCACAGCCACATGAAAAGTATGCGATCTGCAGGACTTTTGTCCTTTTTGGTCAACAATAGAACGGAAAGAAAGGCACTGATTATTATTCCAATTAAATATATCATGACTGGGGACGGCTCCGGGTTTTATAAATTTTCGATTCTGTTCGGTATTGTCGTAATCATTCGGGTTTCCCGAGAGAGAGCACTGTTCCGTTCACAATATAGGGAGCGATAATGAATTTCGGGTAATTTTCGGGGCGGCATTGCCCAAACCCATTTTAAAACCGCACAATTACTGCCGGCAGTCAAAGGATGGCCGGCCTAGGATTGAACGGTACAGAGTTCGAGGGGTAGAATGGGGGGGGCAATTTGCTTTCGGTGAGACCGTATCTTTTGTAGTCCACCGTGAAACGCTGGAAGACGTGGACGATTGCGGGCAGGGCCTGCATCGGACGGAAGAGGGGGGCAAGGACAGGTTTGGTGTTCTCCGGCAAGCGGTGCCTGCGATCTTTCGGGAGCTTTTGACCTATACCGATAGGCCCAAAAGCCTAGCGGATGCTTACAGGGAACGGAAAAGTTTGAACTGGGAGTGCTGAAAGAAGTGGCGGCCACGGAGCCTTGAAAGGGCAAGACGTTTTTTTGGCAAATGGTTTTATTGCAATGTGCCCTTATCAGCATGATTGCCGATGCCTTTACGCTATTCGGCCAATTCACTTTTTCTGTAGTGGAAGAGCACGCCGGCAATAGTCAGTGCCATGACCAGTAAGAAGGCCGCAAGGCCGACATGTTCC
Encoded proteins:
- a CDS encoding helix-turn-helix domain-containing protein, with amino-acid sequence MIYLIGIIISAFLSVLLLTKKDKSPADRILFMWLCVTSLHLTVFAFKSLGRHSQIPYLLGFEILMPLLHGPFLYLYIAAFSAKPIKAKYALLHVIPFLLSIWFISPFLLLNIHEKMQVYQNDGKPFQRHRDIIFFASLLSGTLYCSLSLHLLYKHGKNIKNNFSYTEKIDLRWLFNLTVGLLCIWVIAAFAEDQYTFAAIVVYVLFIGYFGIKQVGIFTDQKPTAQTLANPVSPAPVEYVTGNAKYEKSSLSQKTVDQIHRDLEHLMQTERLYRMPGLSLPQLAKQLDVHPNSLSQVINRKEKRNFFDYVNSLRVAEFKNRLASGDIKTYTLLSLAHDCGFNSKTSFNRNFKSITGLSPSEYLEEFLKKQV